The following is a genomic window from bacterium.
TATAAGTATACAAAACATCTTGCTTCTTATGCCGTCAGGTGTAATGTGCGCTTTATCTATGCTTCCAGCGCTGCGACATATGGAGACGGTTCTTACGAATATTCCGATAAAGAAAAAGATTTGCATAAATTCCATCCTCTGAATATGTATGCTTATTCTAAACATCTTTTTGATCTCTGGGCAGAGAGAAATGGATTATTGAAACAAGTTGCAGGACTTAAATTCTTCAATGTTTTTGGGCCGAACGAGTATCATAAAGGAGAAATGAGAAGCATGGTTATTAAGGCCTTTGAACAGATAAAAAAGGAAGGAGAAATTAGGCTCTTTAAGTCGCATAAAACAGAATATGGGAATGGTGAGCAGAAAAGGGATTTTTTATATGTAAAGGATGCTGTAGAAATGACTCTGTTTTTTTTGCAGAATCCTGGTGTTAATGGAATATTCAACATTGGCACTGGAAGGGCAGAAACATGGAACAAGCTTGCAGAACTGGTTTTTGAGGCATTGAAGCTTAAACCCGACATTAAATATATCTCAATGCCTGAAGAGATAAAGGATTCTTATCAATATTTTACTCAAGCTGACATATCCAAACTTCATCGTGCAGGATACAGAATGCCCACAACATCCCTAAAGAAGGCTATTTTCGATTATGTTCAGAATTACTTGGAGTCTCAAAGGTATCTTTCGAACTCACCCTGACCCTCTCTTGAGAAGAGAGGGAATATTCCCCTTCTCCGTTAAGAGAAGGGGCTAGGGGATGAGTTGGACAAAAAAACATTTGACAAGGATATGGTAACTATGTAACAATTCAATAAATGAGTTTGAAAGCGAAGGAGGTGAGTAATAAAATGTTAAAGTTTTTTAGAAGGTCCAAGGGGTTTACGCTTATTGAATTGCTGGTTGTTATAGCGATTATTGCTCTTCTTGCATCCATGCTGCTGCCGGCGCTGGCAAGAGCAAGAGAAATGGCAAGAAGAACAAAGTGTCTGAGCAATCTGAAACAGCTTGGTCTTGGCCTGCATATGTATGCTCAGGACTATGATGAGTATTTTCCCAAAAGAGGAGACAAGCCGGCAGGCAATGACAATTTGTGCGATAATGATGGTAGTACAGTAACGATGAATTTCTATCCTAATTATATTTCATCTCTATCGGTATTTGTATGTCCGTCTAGCTCAGATAGTGTTACTGTAGAGAGTGGTATTGAGGACTGTAGTTATGGATACAACAGTCCTGCCGATGACTCTCTAACAGAGATGAGTGATTCGGATACGCCAATGATGTGTGATAAAGTCTCTACTTATCATACAAATCCGACCATCATCAATGTGCTGTATCTTGACGGGCACGTTTCAGCTTTAAAGGACGGAGATCCTGGTCAAATAACTCCGAGCAATGCTGTATGTGACTAGTGCTCCGTAATGCTGTGGAAAAAACATCCCCGAGATTATCGGGGATGTTTTTTTTGCTTTAATTCCTGATTATCAGTATAATAAACAACGATATGGAGAAGTACAAATTCGAAGCACGAAGCACGAAATCCGAAACAATATCAAATGACCAAAATACAAATGCTCAAAACAATGTTTTAAATTTAGAAAATTTAAATTTAGAATTTGTTTCGAGTTTCGAATTTAGAATTTCGGATTTTTTCAACGGAATTTCTATTAAGAATATTCCAACAGGAGAGAAATTTGAGAAGAAAAATATCAGAAATATGTCTGTTAATTATTATCTTCTTTGTTCCAATAGCAGTTTTTAAGGCTGCGTATGATTATGTATTCATA
Proteins encoded in this region:
- the rfaD gene encoding ADP-glyceromanno-heptose 6-epimerase; the protein is MIIVTGGAGFIGSAIVWKLNQQGEFNILVVDELGKSSKWKNLRTLRFSDYVDKDVFLEKVLKGDFKSGVRALIHMGACSDTTEQDADYLLLNNYKYTKHLASYAVRCNVRFIYASSAATYGDGSYEYSDKEKDLHKFHPLNMYAYSKHLFDLWAERNGLLKQVAGLKFFNVFGPNEYHKGEMRSMVIKAFEQIKKEGEIRLFKSHKTEYGNGEQKRDFLYVKDAVEMTLFFLQNPGVNGIFNIGTGRAETWNKLAELVFEALKLKPDIKYISMPEEIKDSYQYFTQADISKLHRAGYRMPTTSLKKAIFDYVQNYLESQRYLSNSP